In Octopus sinensis unplaced genomic scaffold, ASM634580v1 Contig02586, whole genome shotgun sequence, one DNA window encodes the following:
- the LOC115227302 gene encoding uncharacterized protein LOC115227302: MTWTLCRTTEKFSNIYNMLPNKFEKWFLTVNTEKTEYISLSRSERRIDESWRRHKRLGTLLGDTEDVTRRKILSNRAFRKLMSLWGTKKKLTGKTKIRIYNSFVLPILTYNCGTWGLTKLENQKLDSFHRSQLRAALNIRYPQKISNDNLYKLCNSEIHSIEILKSRWRLFGHILRMDVATPANIAMETYFMQCGDAFRGRPRTTLPSVLNQDLKIIGRKLETADDLDNLRELEKRRGTWRRLWDSIVVHAAQGKLN, translated from the coding sequence ATGACTTGGACTTTGTGTCGGACGACGGAGaaattctcaaatatatataatatgcttccGAACAAATTCGAAAAATGGTTTCTCACTGTGAACACCGAAAAAACCGAATATATATCCTTAAGCCGATCGGAAAGACGCATTGATGAATCATGGAGAAGGCACAAAAGGTTGGGAACGCTCCTGGGAGACACAGAGGATGTTACCCGAAGGAAAATCCTTTCAAATAGAGCCTTTAGAAAACTTATGTCTTTATGGGGAACTAAAAAGAAGCTAACTGGAAAAACGAAAATAAGGATATACAACTCGTTTGTATTGCCAATCCTTACTTACAACTGTGGAACCTGGGGACTCACAAAACTGGAAAATCAGAAACTAGACAGTTTCCATAGATCTCAATTACGTGCAGCACTCAACATCCGCTACCCGCAGAAGATCTCAAACGACAATCTATACAAATTATGCAACTCAGAAATTCATTCGATCGAAATCCTGAAATCACGATGGAGGCTATTTGGCCACATTCTGCGGATGGACGTCGCCACTCCTGCTAACATTGCTATGGAAACATATTTCATGCAATGCGGAGACGCATTCCGAGGAAGACCAAGGACAACACTTCCATCGGTGCTAAATCAGGATCTCAAAATTATTGGGAGGAAACTCGAAACTGCTGATGATCTCGACAATCTGAGAGAATTGGAAAAGAGGAGAGGCACCTGGAGAAGGTTGTGGGACAGTATTGTTGTTCACGCGGCACAAGGGAAGCTTAATTAG